The Novipirellula aureliae DNA window CCACTGAAGTACGGATCAAATGCGTGCTCTCGAGCCAACCGGCTCAATCCAGGACCACTATCGGCAACGTGAATGAGGGTGCAATTGGTTTCGCGGACTAGCGATACCACGATCGTTCCGTCGCTTCCAATCGCTTCAATCGCGTTGCGGATCAATACTCGAATCGCTTCCCCAATCATCTCGGGATCAATCAACAGGGTCGTCGCATCGGGGGGGATGTCCGTTTCAAGCCGAATGGATAAGCGATCGATTTCTTCGGAAAACTCGGCTGACACGCTGAAGACCAATGCCGAAACATCAAAGCGTTCGAGGTTCGTTTTTGGCGGATTGGCATAAAACATTAGGTCCGCGATCATCTCATGAGCACGGTAAACCTGATCGACGATTCTGCTCAACGTTTGCTGCTTCGACGGATCGTCTTCCTGTTGCTGTAGCTGCTGAGCCCGCGTCGAAATGTTGGCCAACGGATTGTTGATTTCATGACTCAGTCCATAAGTCAACTGTTTCAACGCCGCTAATTTGCTCTTGTGAAGGCGACGATCAAAAGAACGCTCTAAACTTTGCAAATGTTGCATTTTGCGGGCAAGTTGCTGAAGAGAATCCGAGCACGATTCGATCGAAGGCCGATGTTGAGTGTTCGAATCAAACGTGATCACAGGCCATTGCGCGGACCATTTCGGTGGAACGGCTTTGCCCGTTGCTTCAAGCCACAATGATGCTGCTTCCAGCCAACGCTCACAGCGCAGCGTTCGAAAATAGCTGTCGAGTTCGCGAAATTGATCGAGATGGGATTGATCCAATTTGGGTGAACCGAGAAACGCATCACCCTCTGCGAATAACCCCGCTGCATTTGTACAGAACCATGTCGCCAGCTGGGAAACTGAAATTTCCACAGGGCGATTCTGCGAGCCTCGATAGGATAGTCCTGCATAGATCAACAACGGAGGATCTTGTTGAAATTG harbors:
- a CDS encoding sensor histidine kinase — protein: MRLLPCLRFDSDRWWLPRSARTTELLMFILLRSGDPLTADASLIAKTVDQFQQDPPLLIYAGLSYRGSQNRPVEISVSQLATWFCTNAAGLFAEGDAFLGSPKLDQSHLDQFRELDSYFRTLRCERWLEAASLWLEATGKAVPPKWSAQWPVITFDSNTQHRPSIESCSDSLQQLARKMQHLQSLERSFDRRLHKSKLAALKQLTYGLSHEINNPLANISTRAQQLQQQEDDPSKQQTLSRIVDQVYRAHEMIADLMFYANPPKTNLERFDVSALVFSVSAEFSEEIDRLSIRLETDIPPDATTLLIDPEMIGEAIRVLIRNAIEAIGSDGTIVVSLVRETNCTLIHVADSGPGLSRLAREHAFDPYFSGREAGRGLGLGLCRAYRIAKLHHAEITLAGGPIGCVATIRLT